A window from Carassius gibelio isolate Cgi1373 ecotype wild population from Czech Republic chromosome B3, carGib1.2-hapl.c, whole genome shotgun sequence encodes these proteins:
- the arhgdig gene encoding rho GDP-dissociation inhibitor 3 isoform X1 produces MLGLDVCEFGGQFLELLWLTVCYRGIMADKDKEVPVVEDEDEPDLNYQPPAQKSLQEIQELDKDDESLNKYKQTLLGSGPVVADPSIPNVQVTRLTLMCDQAPGPITMDLTGDLDALKKTNFTMKEGVDYRAKIHFKVNRDIVSGLKYVQLTYRKGIRMDKAVYMVGSYGPRAEEHEFLTPVEEAPKGMIVRGSYHIKSYFTDDDKTDHLSWEWNLHIKKDWDSAE; encoded by the exons ATGTTGGGCTTGGATGTTTGTGAATTTGGTGGACAGTTCCTTGAACTGCTGTGGTTAACAGTTTGCTACAGAG GCATAATGGCTGACAAAGATAAAGAAGTGCCAGTGGTTGAGGATGAAGATGAGCCAGATCTGAACTACCAGCCTCCGGCTCAGAAGAGCCTGCAGGAGATCCAGGAACTGGACAAGGACGATGAAAGCCTGAACAAGTACAAGCAAACCCTCCTGGGATCTGGACCTGTGGTGGCAG ATCCCAGCATTCCTAATGTTCAGGTGACCCGACTCACCCTGATGTGTGACCAGGCCCCTGGACCCATCACCATGGACCTGACCG gtgACCTGGATGCTTTGAAGAAGACTAACTTCACCATGAAGGAGGGAGTGGACTACAGGGCGAAAATCCACTTCAAG GTCAACAGGGACATCGTGTCTGGACTGAAATATGTGCAACTGACCTACAGGAAAGGAATCAGAA TGGACAAGGCAGTGTACATGGTGGGCAGCTACGGTCCGAGAGCCGAGGAGCATGAGTTTCTCACCCCGGTGGAGGAGGCTCCGAAGGGCATGATCGTTCGGGGAAGCTACCACATCAAATCCTACTTCACAGATGACGACAAGACCGACCATCTGTCGTGGGAGTGGAACCTGCATATCAAAAAAGACTGGGACAGTGCAGAGTAA
- the arhgdig gene encoding rho GDP-dissociation inhibitor 3 isoform X2, which yields MADKDKEVPVVEDEDEPDLNYQPPAQKSLQEIQELDKDDESLNKYKQTLLGSGPVVADPSIPNVQVTRLTLMCDQAPGPITMDLTGDLDALKKTNFTMKEGVDYRAKIHFKVNRDIVSGLKYVQLTYRKGIRMDKAVYMVGSYGPRAEEHEFLTPVEEAPKGMIVRGSYHIKSYFTDDDKTDHLSWEWNLHIKKDWDSAE from the exons ATGGCTGACAAAGATAAAGAAGTGCCAGTGGTTGAGGATGAAGATGAGCCAGATCTGAACTACCAGCCTCCGGCTCAGAAGAGCCTGCAGGAGATCCAGGAACTGGACAAGGACGATGAAAGCCTGAACAAGTACAAGCAAACCCTCCTGGGATCTGGACCTGTGGTGGCAG ATCCCAGCATTCCTAATGTTCAGGTGACCCGACTCACCCTGATGTGTGACCAGGCCCCTGGACCCATCACCATGGACCTGACCG gtgACCTGGATGCTTTGAAGAAGACTAACTTCACCATGAAGGAGGGAGTGGACTACAGGGCGAAAATCCACTTCAAG GTCAACAGGGACATCGTGTCTGGACTGAAATATGTGCAACTGACCTACAGGAAAGGAATCAGAA TGGACAAGGCAGTGTACATGGTGGGCAGCTACGGTCCGAGAGCCGAGGAGCATGAGTTTCTCACCCCGGTGGAGGAGGCTCCGAAGGGCATGATCGTTCGGGGAAGCTACCACATCAAATCCTACTTCACAGATGACGACAAGACCGACCATCTGTCGTGGGAGTGGAACCTGCATATCAAAAAAGACTGGGACAGTGCAGAGTAA